A stretch of Pueribacillus theae DNA encodes these proteins:
- a CDS encoding valine--tRNA ligase, whose translation MEMPKKYNPKETESNWYAYWLDGRYFEATGDKNKKPYTIVIPPPNVTGKLHLGHAWDTTLQDMLTRMKRMQGYDVLWLPGMDHAGIATQAKVEEQLRKEGLSRYNLGREKFLEKSWEWKEEYADFIRKQWAKLGLGLDYSRERFTLDEGLSKAVREVFIKLYEKGLIYRGEYIINWDPETKTALSDIEVIYKDVQGAFYHMKYPLVDGTGSIEIATTRPETMLGDTAVAVHPDDERYKHLIGKKVMLPIVNREIEIVADDYVDMDFGSGAVKITPAHDPNDFEIGNRHNLERILIMNEDGTMNENAGPYQGLDRFECRKKIVEDLKAQGVLFKIEEHLHSVGHSERSGAVVEPYLSTQWFVKMEPLAKQAIELQKSEGKVNFVPERFEKTYLRWIENIRDWCISRQLWWGHRIPAWYHNETGEIYVGHEAPEDSENWHQDEDVLDTWFSSALWPFSTMGWPDEDADDYKRFYPTDVLVTGYDIIYFWVARMIFQGIEFTGKRPFNDVLIHGLVRDSEGRKMSKSLGNGVDPMEVIDKYGADALRYFLVTGSSPGHDLRFYWEKVEAAWNFANKIWNASRFALMNMDGLKYRDLDLSGEKTLADQWILTRLNETIEEVTNLSEKYELGEVGSKLYHFIWDDVCDWYIEMAKLSLYGDNEDAKKTTRSVLSYVLEKTMCLLHPFMPFITEEIWQHLPHEGDSITVAKWPEKQNEWHNPDSLEEMKLIQEVIRSNRNIRAEMNVAPSKPIAMEIKPLTEQAEATLQKNESYIKRFCHTSSLVISKEAKAPEKSVTQVITGAEIYLPLQDLINLEEEIKRLNKEYEKLTKEVERVQKKLSNEGFTKKAPEKIVEEERQKERDYIEKRKLVEKRIKELQG comes from the coding sequence ATGGAAATGCCGAAAAAGTATAATCCGAAGGAAACAGAATCAAATTGGTATGCCTATTGGCTTGACGGAAGGTACTTCGAAGCGACAGGCGACAAGAATAAAAAGCCTTATACCATCGTTATCCCGCCGCCAAATGTTACCGGAAAACTCCATTTGGGACATGCATGGGATACGACCCTTCAAGATATGCTCACGAGAATGAAACGGATGCAAGGGTATGATGTGCTATGGCTGCCGGGTATGGACCATGCCGGGATTGCGACACAGGCAAAAGTTGAGGAGCAGCTGCGTAAAGAAGGATTAAGCCGCTATAATTTAGGACGTGAAAAGTTTTTGGAAAAATCGTGGGAATGGAAAGAGGAATATGCCGATTTTATCCGCAAGCAGTGGGCGAAGCTCGGCCTTGGCCTTGATTATTCCCGCGAGCGCTTTACGCTTGACGAAGGGCTTTCAAAAGCCGTTCGAGAAGTGTTCATCAAGCTTTATGAAAAAGGGCTTATTTACCGCGGAGAATATATTATTAACTGGGATCCAGAAACGAAAACGGCTTTATCTGATATTGAAGTGATTTATAAAGATGTCCAAGGCGCCTTCTATCATATGAAATACCCGTTAGTTGATGGAACAGGGTCTATTGAAATCGCCACAACAAGACCAGAAACAATGCTTGGAGATACGGCTGTAGCCGTCCATCCTGACGATGAGCGCTATAAGCATTTAATCGGAAAAAAAGTAATGCTTCCCATTGTTAACCGTGAAATTGAAATCGTCGCGGATGACTATGTTGATATGGATTTCGGCTCAGGAGCGGTAAAAATTACGCCTGCCCACGATCCGAACGACTTTGAAATCGGGAACCGCCACAACCTCGAAAGAATACTTATCATGAATGAAGATGGCACAATGAATGAAAACGCCGGTCCTTACCAAGGGCTTGACAGATTCGAATGCCGTAAAAAAATTGTCGAGGATTTAAAGGCGCAAGGAGTATTGTTTAAGATTGAGGAACATCTTCACTCCGTTGGCCATTCAGAACGAAGCGGTGCAGTCGTAGAACCTTATTTATCAACGCAATGGTTCGTGAAAATGGAACCGCTCGCGAAGCAGGCGATTGAACTCCAAAAATCGGAAGGGAAAGTAAACTTTGTTCCTGAGCGCTTTGAAAAAACATACCTTCGCTGGATCGAAAACATTCGCGACTGGTGCATCTCAAGGCAATTGTGGTGGGGACACCGGATTCCTGCATGGTATCACAATGAAACAGGCGAGATTTATGTAGGGCATGAGGCGCCAGAAGATAGCGAAAACTGGCATCAAGATGAAGATGTGCTAGATACATGGTTCAGTTCGGCACTTTGGCCTTTTTCAACGATGGGTTGGCCTGATGAAGATGCAGATGATTATAAACGCTTTTATCCAACAGATGTTTTAGTGACAGGGTATGACATCATTTACTTTTGGGTTGCCCGCATGATTTTCCAAGGCATCGAGTTCACTGGAAAAAGGCCATTCAACGATGTGCTTATTCACGGCCTTGTTCGTGATTCGGAAGGCAGAAAAATGAGCAAGTCGTTAGGCAATGGCGTTGACCCGATGGAAGTGATTGACAAATACGGGGCAGACGCGCTTCGTTATTTCCTCGTTACCGGAAGTTCACCAGGCCATGATTTGCGTTTTTATTGGGAAAAAGTTGAAGCGGCATGGAATTTCGCCAATAAAATTTGGAACGCATCGCGATTTGCCTTAATGAACATGGATGGATTAAAATATCGTGACCTTGATTTGTCTGGAGAAAAAACGTTGGCTGATCAATGGATCTTAACGAGATTGAACGAAACGATTGAAGAAGTGACAAACTTAAGTGAGAAATATGAGCTTGGTGAAGTCGGAAGCAAGCTCTATCACTTTATTTGGGATGATGTCTGCGACTGGTATATCGAAATGGCCAAGCTTTCGTTATATGGTGACAATGAAGATGCAAAGAAAACGACAAGATCTGTCCTTTCTTATGTTTTGGAGAAAACGATGTGCCTCCTCCATCCGTTTATGCCTTTCATTACGGAAGAAATTTGGCAGCATTTGCCCCATGAAGGAGATTCGATAACCGTTGCGAAATGGCCTGAAAAACAAAATGAATGGCATAACCCTGATTCGTTAGAAGAAATGAAACTCATTCAAGAGGTTATCCGTTCAAACCGAAATATACGAGCAGAGATGAATGTTGCGCCAAGCAAACCAATTGCCATGGAAATCAAACCGCTTACTGAACAGGCGGAAGCAACACTTCAAAAAAATGAATCGTATATTAAACGTTTTTGCCATACGAGCAGCCTCGTGATTTCAAAAGAAGCGAAAGCACCTGAAAAGTCTGTAACTCAAGTGATAACCGGTGCTGAAATTTACTTGCCGCTTCAAGATCTAATTAATCTTGAGGAAGAAATAAAAAGATTGAATAAAGAATATGAAAAATTAACAAAAGAAGTGGAACGTGTCCAGAAGAAACTTTCGAATGAAGGATTTACAAAAAAAGCGCCAGAAAAGATTGTTGAAGAAGAGAGACAGAAAGAACGAGACTATATTGAAAAACGCAAGCTAGTAGAGAAACGAATCAAAGAGTTACAAGGTTAA
- a CDS encoding bifunctional folylpolyglutamate synthase/dihydrofolate synthase — MKTLDEAMDWLGSLLKFGIKPGLERMEWMLEKLDHPERRLKSVHVAGTNGKGSTVEFLSQIMMEAGHEVGTFTSPHVLKAADRIAVNGEPIPDDVFLTLTNKLRPLAEELGETEYGQATEFEVMTMMAIVYFATVAYPDVVIFEAGLGGRLDSTNVIHPMVCIITNISEDHTDVLGDTIADIAREKAGIIKSGVPVVTAAEGEALSIIEKRAKEKLTKTYRLGHEFHVFNEQSSADGERFDFQSPFSKKESLCISMKGKHQVQNASLALMSLDYLYSFFGLNVEFEHIQKGLKKAKLKLRFEEVMEKPKLILDGAHNQEAIAKLTEMILDRFPNAHIHIIFAALETKNVKTMISSLEKVADEMTFTSFSHKKAHRPEKLQLFSTMEATRTIDDPKEAIDQAIASSDENTVIIVTGSLYFISEIHNSIL, encoded by the coding sequence GTGAAGACGTTGGATGAAGCAATGGATTGGCTAGGTTCCCTGCTGAAATTTGGTATAAAGCCTGGGCTGGAGAGAATGGAATGGATGCTTGAGAAACTTGATCACCCGGAACGGAGGCTGAAGTCAGTTCATGTTGCGGGTACGAATGGAAAAGGATCGACGGTCGAGTTTCTAAGCCAAATCATGATGGAAGCCGGGCATGAAGTTGGCACATTCACATCTCCTCATGTTTTGAAAGCAGCGGATCGGATTGCTGTAAATGGCGAGCCGATCCCAGATGATGTTTTTCTTACTCTTACAAATAAACTACGTCCTCTTGCCGAAGAGCTTGGTGAAACAGAATACGGGCAGGCGACCGAATTTGAAGTCATGACGATGATGGCAATCGTATATTTTGCCACAGTTGCCTATCCGGATGTCGTTATTTTTGAAGCCGGGCTTGGGGGTCGCCTTGATTCTACGAATGTGATTCACCCAATGGTTTGCATCATTACGAATATCAGCGAGGATCATACAGATGTACTGGGAGATACAATTGCTGACATCGCAAGGGAAAAAGCAGGGATCATAAAGTCAGGGGTTCCTGTTGTCACTGCGGCAGAGGGAGAAGCGTTATCCATTATTGAAAAAAGAGCAAAAGAAAAGTTAACGAAAACTTATCGGCTGGGACATGAGTTCCATGTTTTCAATGAACAATCATCTGCCGATGGCGAACGTTTTGATTTTCAGTCGCCATTTTCAAAGAAAGAGTCGCTCTGTATTTCTATGAAAGGGAAACACCAAGTTCAAAACGCTTCACTAGCCCTAATGTCACTTGATTATTTGTACTCTTTCTTTGGCTTGAACGTTGAGTTCGAACATATTCAAAAAGGATTGAAAAAAGCAAAACTCAAGCTGCGGTTTGAAGAAGTAATGGAAAAGCCGAAACTGATTTTGGATGGTGCCCATAATCAGGAAGCAATCGCGAAGTTAACGGAAATGATTTTAGATCGTTTTCCCAATGCGCATATCCATATTATTTTTGCCGCGCTCGAAACAAAAAATGTTAAAACAATGATTTCAAGTCTTGAAAAAGTTGCCGATGAAATGACATTTACGTCTTTCTCCCATAAAAAAGCGCACCGACCGGAAAAACTTCAATTATTTTCAACAATGGAGGCGACGAGAACAATCGACGATCCGAAGGAAGCCATTGATCAAGCGATTGCATCATCAGACGAAAACACGGTTATCATCGTAACAGGCTCTCTTTATTTTATTTCAGAAATTCACAATAGCATCCTGTGA
- the radC gene encoding RadC family protein translates to MEKFPIMIRDVPEEERPRERLVNRGAAALSNQELLAIILRTGTVKESVLEISQRLFMHFEGLRRLKDATIEELTEIKGVGEAKAVQILAAIELGQRVWNLNPSEKYTIRSPEDAANYVMEELRFLNQEHFVCVYLNTKNQVIHKQTVFIGSLNASIVHPREVLKEGIRRSAASFVCFHNHPSGDPSPSKEDIDVTKRLAECGKLIGMELLDHLIIGDKKYISLKEKGYV, encoded by the coding sequence ATGGAAAAATTTCCTATTATGATTCGTGATGTTCCAGAAGAGGAGAGGCCGAGGGAAAGGCTTGTAAACAGGGGCGCTGCGGCGTTATCTAATCAAGAATTGCTTGCGATAATTCTCCGAACAGGAACTGTGAAAGAATCCGTTTTGGAAATTTCCCAACGCTTATTTATGCATTTTGAAGGCTTGAGGCGATTAAAAGATGCTACGATTGAAGAATTGACTGAAATAAAGGGGGTCGGTGAAGCAAAAGCGGTTCAAATTCTTGCGGCGATTGAACTCGGCCAGCGCGTCTGGAATTTAAATCCAAGTGAAAAATACACGATTCGCTCACCAGAAGATGCTGCGAATTATGTAATGGAAGAACTGCGTTTTCTGAATCAGGAACACTTCGTGTGTGTGTATCTCAACACTAAAAACCAAGTGATACATAAACAGACTGTTTTCATCGGAAGCTTAAATGCATCGATCGTCCATCCGAGAGAAGTGCTGAAAGAAGGGATTCGGCGTTCTGCTGCTTCCTTTGTATGTTTTCATAACCATCCGAGCGGCGACCCGTCCCCAAGCAAAGAAGATATCGATGTCACGAAACGTTTAGCCGAATGTGGAAAACTTATTGGAATGGAACTGCTCGACCATCTTATTATCGGTGACAAAAAATATATTAGCCTAAAAGAAAAAGGCTATGTCTAA
- a CDS encoding rod shape-determining protein, translating to MFGGFSNAMGIDLGTANTLVYTKGKGVVVREPSVVAIIKDTGQIEAVGNDAKNMIGRTPGNIVAVRPMKDGVIADYEMTSTMLKYFIQQAQKKGFFSRKPNVMVCVPSGITAVEKRAVEDATRQAGAREAYTIEEPFAAAIGADLPVWEPTGSMVVDIGGGTTEVAIISLGGIVTSRSIRVAGDEMDEAIIQFIKKNYNLMIGERTAETLKMEIGSASVTEDMGEMEIRGRDLLTGLPKTISISGKEVAEALSETVNSIIETVKITLETTPPELAADIMDRGIVLTGGGALLKNLDKVLGEATNMPVVVAEEPLECVAIGTGKALENLHLLRSKTGITSRSKSR from the coding sequence ATGTTTGGTGGATTTTCAAATGCAATGGGGATCGATCTTGGAACTGCGAATACGCTTGTCTACACAAAAGGAAAAGGTGTCGTTGTCCGCGAACCGTCCGTTGTAGCGATTATAAAAGATACTGGCCAAATTGAAGCTGTTGGCAATGATGCGAAAAATATGATCGGCAGGACACCGGGAAATATTGTTGCTGTGAGGCCGATGAAAGATGGCGTGATTGCTGACTATGAAATGACGTCCACGATGTTGAAATATTTTATTCAGCAAGCCCAAAAAAAGGGCTTTTTCTCACGCAAGCCAAATGTGATGGTCTGTGTTCCATCTGGAATTACAGCTGTTGAGAAGCGTGCCGTTGAAGATGCGACAAGACAAGCAGGGGCACGCGAAGCGTATACAATCGAAGAACCTTTTGCTGCTGCAATTGGTGCTGACTTGCCTGTTTGGGAGCCAACTGGAAGCATGGTCGTCGATATTGGCGGCGGAACGACCGAAGTAGCGATCATTTCATTGGGCGGCATTGTGACAAGCCGTTCGATTCGTGTGGCTGGAGACGAAATGGATGAAGCGATCATTCAATTCATTAAAAAGAACTACAATCTTATGATTGGGGAACGGACCGCCGAAACATTGAAAATGGAAATTGGATCTGCTTCTGTAACAGAAGACATGGGTGAAATGGAAATTCGTGGCCGAGACCTGTTAACTGGGTTGCCAAAAACGATTTCAATTAGTGGAAAAGAAGTGGCTGAAGCGTTAAGTGAAACAGTGAACAGCATCATTGAAACTGTAAAAATTACGCTTGAAACAACGCCGCCGGAGCTTGCGGCTGATATTATGGATCGTGGCATCGTTTTGACCGGTGGCGGTGCTTTGTTAAAAAATCTTGACAAAGTTTTAGGAGAAGCGACCAACATGCCTGTTGTCGTTGCTGAAGAACCTTTAGAGTGTGTTGCGATTGGAACAGGAAAAGCATTAGAAAATCTTCACTTGCTTCGTTCGAAGACAGGCATCACATCGCGTTCGAAATCACGCTAA
- the mreC gene encoding rod shape-determining protein MreC, which translates to MRHFFSNKRLIILLISIIVLVAMIGFTMKERSTLSKPEQFFKDSVAFVQSIFYKPAKAVAGFFENISDLKNMYDENKVLKARLDEYAKLKVDYEDIKKENDELKELVGKKDSLREYNIISASVIARSPDRWNNRITIDKGSEDGVETNMAVMTPAGLIGKVKNAQPFSSTVQLISDVDRTNRVSAFVQDKHDIFGVIDGYDPEKKALLFNNIRIDIEVKKGAKVVTSGLGGVFPSNLMIGEIIEVKNDKYGLTQSALVKPSADLYDINNVMIVKRKAEVITDGQEKEEER; encoded by the coding sequence ATGCGTCATTTTTTTTCTAATAAAAGACTGATTATCCTGCTTATCTCAATCATCGTGCTTGTTGCAATGATCGGTTTTACTATGAAAGAGAGAAGTACATTAAGCAAACCCGAACAGTTTTTTAAAGACTCGGTTGCATTTGTGCAATCCATCTTTTATAAACCCGCTAAAGCAGTAGCGGGTTTCTTTGAAAACATTTCCGATTTAAAAAACATGTATGATGAAAATAAAGTTTTAAAAGCTAGATTGGATGAATATGCAAAACTTAAAGTAGATTATGAGGATATAAAAAAAGAGAATGATGAATTAAAGGAATTAGTCGGAAAGAAAGACAGCTTGCGGGAATACAATATCATCTCAGCAAGCGTCATTGCCCGTTCTCCGGACCGGTGGAACAACCGCATTACAATTGATAAAGGAAGTGAGGATGGGGTTGAGACCAATATGGCTGTCATGACTCCAGCAGGTTTAATCGGCAAAGTGAAAAATGCCCAGCCATTCTCAAGCACAGTTCAACTTATTAGCGATGTTGATCGAACAAATCGAGTTTCCGCTTTCGTACAAGACAAGCATGATATATTTGGAGTTATTGACGGATATGATCCCGAGAAAAAAGCGTTGCTTTTTAATAATATAAGAATTGATATTGAAGTGAAAAAAGGCGCTAAAGTTGTAACCTCAGGACTTGGAGGTGTTTTCCCTTCAAATTTAATGATTGGTGAAATTATTGAAGTGAAAAACGATAAATACGGGTTAACTCAATCTGCACTCGTTAAACCTTCTGCCGATCTTTACGATATTAATAATGTGATGATCGTGAAAAGGAAAGCGGAAGTGATTACCGATGGACAAGAAAAGGAGGAGGAACGTTGA
- the mreD gene encoding rod shape-determining protein MreD gives MKRIFLPLLLFFFFVFEGTVMQVVAPENYGSELVLVPRFTMVIIVLVAIYHSIPKAVVYAIVTGLLYDIIYTDLVGVYMFSMAITAYIVGQSAKIIHVNVIVGLLLTMIAIAILDFQVYGLYTLVGIVQLPIKLFLYERLFPSLILNSGFFILMFFPIRKLIDKID, from the coding sequence TTGAAACGTATTTTCCTTCCTTTGCTTCTTTTCTTTTTTTTCGTGTTTGAGGGAACAGTTATGCAAGTCGTTGCACCTGAAAATTACGGTTCCGAATTGGTGTTAGTTCCACGTTTTACAATGGTCATTATTGTATTGGTTGCGATTTATCATTCAATTCCTAAAGCCGTTGTTTATGCCATTGTAACAGGTCTTCTGTATGACATTATTTATACGGACTTAGTTGGTGTATATATGTTTTCAATGGCGATTACAGCATATATCGTTGGCCAGTCCGCCAAAATTATCCATGTTAATGTGATCGTTGGATTGCTGCTTACAATGATTGCGATAGCGATTCTTGACTTTCAAGTGTACGGTTTATATACATTAGTGGGAATTGTCCAACTCCCAATAAAGCTATTTCTCTATGAACGGCTTTTCCCAAGTTTAATCCTAAACAGCGGTTTTTTTATTCTTATGTTTTTCCCAATTCGAAAATTGATTGACAAGATTGACTAA
- the minC gene encoding septum site-determining protein MinC, protein MVEKQQYVTIKGTKEGFTLILDDRCSYDDLLYEIEEKLSVNTRESKDNRLVPVFLETGNRYLNQEQIDKISELVRKKKNLSVEDIHSNVITKVEAEEMHKKNRIVSVAKMIRSGQVLSITGDLLLIGDINPGAKVEATGNIFIMGVLRGIAHAGIDGNIDAVIAASRMEPSQLRISDIVTRPPDHTNDSGHDMECAYIDKEKNQIVLEKIQALPWLRSELTRL, encoded by the coding sequence ATGGTAGAAAAGCAGCAATACGTTACAATCAAAGGTACGAAAGAAGGATTTACCCTAATCCTAGATGATCGCTGCTCTTATGATGACTTGCTGTATGAAATTGAAGAAAAATTGTCTGTGAATACACGTGAGAGCAAAGATAACCGGCTTGTCCCCGTTTTTTTGGAAACCGGCAACCGGTATTTAAACCAAGAACAAATTGATAAAATTTCTGAACTTGTACGCAAGAAAAAAAATCTTTCCGTGGAGGACATTCATTCAAATGTCATAACGAAAGTGGAAGCGGAAGAAATGCATAAAAAGAATCGAATCGTTTCAGTGGCGAAAATGATCCGTTCAGGGCAAGTGTTATCCATAACGGGTGATTTGCTTTTAATAGGGGATATTAATCCAGGCGCAAAAGTGGAAGCGACCGGCAACATTTTTATAATGGGCGTGCTAAGAGGGATTGCCCATGCAGGAATAGATGGCAATATAGATGCCGTCATTGCAGCGTCACGAATGGAGCCTTCCCAGCTTAGAATTTCGGATATCGTCACAAGGCCCCCAGATCATACAAATGATTCGGGCCATGACATGGAGTGCGCATATATAGATAAAGAAAAAAACCAAATCGTACTTGAAAAAATACAAGCCCTACCTTGGCTACGGTCAGAATTAACAAGGCTATAG
- the minD gene encoding septum site-determining protein MinD, which translates to MGEAIVITSGKGGVGKTTTTANIGTALALSDKKVCLVDTDIGLRNLDVVMGLENRIIYDLVDVAEGRCRLKQALIKDKRFECLYMLPAAQTQDKSAIQPEQIKNIINELKQDYDYVLIDCPAGIEQGYKNAVAGADKSIVVTTPENSSVRDADRIIGLLEQEDIEPPKLIINRIRGNMVKSGEMLDVDEIVNVLAIELLGIVVDDESVIRASNKGEPIALDPTSKASLAYRNIARRILGESVPLLSFEEPKGFFAKFKKFIGIR; encoded by the coding sequence ATGGGAGAAGCAATTGTCATTACATCCGGAAAAGGCGGTGTTGGAAAAACAACGACAACCGCTAATATAGGTACAGCACTCGCACTTTCAGATAAAAAAGTGTGCTTAGTCGATACGGATATTGGGTTAAGAAATTTAGATGTTGTGATGGGGCTGGAAAATCGAATCATCTATGATCTTGTTGATGTAGCAGAAGGCCGCTGCCGCTTGAAGCAAGCTTTAATCAAAGATAAACGGTTCGAATGTCTTTACATGCTGCCCGCAGCACAAACACAAGACAAATCAGCCATTCAACCAGAACAAATAAAAAACATCATTAATGAACTTAAGCAAGATTATGATTACGTATTGATTGATTGCCCGGCAGGGATTGAACAAGGGTATAAAAATGCTGTCGCTGGCGCTGATAAATCGATTGTCGTTACAACGCCTGAAAATTCTTCAGTCCGTGATGCTGATCGCATTATAGGACTGCTCGAACAGGAAGACATAGAGCCGCCAAAGTTAATTATTAATCGAATTCGTGGAAATATGGTCAAAAGCGGGGAAATGTTAGATGTTGATGAAATTGTCAATGTTCTCGCCATTGAGCTGTTAGGCATTGTCGTTGATGATGAAAGTGTCATTCGCGCTTCCAACAAAGGAGAACCGATTGCTCTGGATCCTACAAGTAAAGCATCGCTTGCTTACCGAAACATCGCAAGAAGGATACTTGGCGAATCGGTGCCGCTCTTATCCTTTGAAGAACCTAAAGGTTTTTTTGCAAAATTCAAAAAGTTTATTGGCATTCGTTAA
- a CDS encoding M23 family metallopeptidase: MGNNLDRFRKRHRRRKALRKNYRSFQANRPSEETHNHSINTLNEETERIHPLFSKETFLLKCLLSVTLFFAVAILFKQPEGKFDKIRQAIVYSFEHDFQFAMVGNWYEEQFGKPLALLPESLTKNEKDKETKVVNKQENSYAVPATGRIVEPFEKEKKGVMIETDSKSVIECVQDGWVAFAGKRDNLNKTVIVQHNDGSESWYGNLDEVDVALYDYIKSGDPIGKASIDEKGKNGVFFFALKQGESFIDPIQVMSFDKAN, translated from the coding sequence ATGGGAAACAATTTGGATCGTTTTCGCAAGAGGCACAGAAGGCGTAAAGCTTTACGTAAAAATTACCGATCATTTCAAGCGAATCGCCCAAGCGAGGAAACTCACAATCACTCAATCAACACTTTGAATGAAGAAACAGAACGGATTCATCCTTTGTTTTCGAAAGAAACGTTTTTATTAAAATGCTTACTTTCTGTTACCCTTTTTTTCGCGGTGGCCATTTTATTCAAACAGCCTGAAGGCAAATTTGATAAGATTCGCCAAGCGATCGTTTATTCATTCGAGCATGATTTTCAGTTTGCAATGGTGGGGAATTGGTACGAAGAGCAGTTTGGAAAGCCTTTAGCACTTCTCCCTGAAAGTCTTACCAAAAATGAAAAGGATAAGGAAACAAAAGTAGTAAATAAACAAGAAAATTCGTATGCCGTTCCTGCAACGGGACGTATTGTAGAACCATTTGAAAAGGAAAAAAAAGGAGTGATGATTGAAACAGATAGCAAATCAGTAATCGAATGTGTACAAGACGGTTGGGTGGCCTTTGCAGGCAAGCGTGACAATTTGAATAAAACGGTTATCGTTCAGCATAACGACGGCAGTGAGTCATGGTATGGCAACTTAGACGAGGTTGATGTTGCGCTCTACGATTATATAAAAAGCGGCGACCCAATCGGTAAAGCCTCAATCGATGAAAAAGGTAAAAATGGGGTTTTCTTTTTTGCATTGAAACAAGGGGAATCGTTTATTGATCCAATCCAGGTGATGTCTTTTGATAAAGCGAATTGA
- a CDS encoding M50 family metallopeptidase, translating into MIKRIDIHPLTWFVFGIAIITGFFRDLVLLFSIIFIHELGHYSMARFFNWRVRKIVLLPFGGVAEVDEHGNRPFKEEFLVVIFGPFQHILLIALGFVLAHSGLWTPAFFEKFLAFNMMILIFNLLPIWPLDGGKLLFLAFAYFQPFKRAHHSQLLFSSIFLFLFVCITITMYNFNLNLLIILMFLAFSIYTEWRHHYYVFLRFLLERYEANKGKGGRQKPIHAKPSHVLEQVLKRFQKGVHHNILVRADDKLMTTDERKFLDAYFAKKKYRTTISELFRLK; encoded by the coding sequence TTGATAAAGCGAATTGACATTCATCCACTTACGTGGTTTGTGTTCGGCATTGCCATTATAACAGGTTTTTTTCGTGACTTAGTCCTGTTATTTTCTATTATCTTCATCCATGAACTGGGTCATTATAGTATGGCCCGTTTTTTTAATTGGCGTGTCCGTAAAATTGTTTTATTGCCTTTCGGAGGTGTGGCGGAAGTCGATGAACATGGGAACAGGCCATTTAAAGAAGAGTTTTTAGTTGTCATCTTTGGTCCTTTTCAACATATTTTACTCATTGCTCTTGGGTTTGTTCTAGCGCATTCGGGATTGTGGACGCCCGCTTTTTTTGAAAAATTTCTTGCTTTTAATATGATGATTCTTATTTTTAATTTACTTCCAATTTGGCCATTGGATGGGGGCAAACTATTATTTTTAGCTTTTGCCTACTTTCAGCCTTTTAAACGAGCCCATCATTCTCAATTGCTTTTTTCCTCGATTTTTTTATTCCTTTTTGTTTGTATAACGATAACAATGTATAATTTCAACCTGAACTTGCTTATTATTCTTATGTTTCTGGCTTTTTCCATCTATACGGAGTGGCGCCATCACTACTATGTTTTCCTCCGTTTTTTATTAGAAAGGTATGAGGCCAATAAGGGCAAAGGAGGAAGGCAAAAACCAATTCATGCAAAACCAAGCCATGTACTTGAACAAGTATTAAAACGATTTCAAAAAGGTGTCCACCACAATATTTTAGTGCGGGCCGATGACAAACTGATGACAACAGATGAACGGAAATTTCTAGATGCCTATTTTGCTAAAAAAAAATACAGAACTACTATTTCTGAATTATTTCGGTTAAAATAG